In Argiope bruennichi chromosome 4, qqArgBrue1.1, whole genome shotgun sequence, the sequence CATGCAACTCAACTTACACAACTActggaaatgtaaataaacaaatatgatgTTGTAAGAATGTCGTAAAGGgtattatataagtatatttcgaatagagggaaaaaaatgccCTTTATGCTAAAACTAACcagttttaaaacattaacttGGAAATTAAATACCGCTGAAATATGAAccgaatattaaataaaagcaaattctgTTGCCCTTCGAATTCTTCAATCAACAATACTGTAAAGCTAGAgattttttcagttcattttacACGATATAAATCTTATTACACTGCTTTAGGATTAGATTCCAATGCTTCacaaaaagatattaaatctgcTTACTATAAACTATCTTTAAAATACCATCCTGATAAAACTGATGGGTGCCCTGAAGCAACTGAAAAATTTAGAGAGATCACAGAAGCTTACGAAGTGCTGGGTAATCCTGAAAAAAAGAGTGCGTATGACGAAAATATCCGCATTAGAGGACCATTTcaatatgatttcaaaaaagataattttggtcGACGACCTGATCAATATTATAGGACACCTCCACGGACAGGTAGAACTAGATATTACAATTATGATGAACATTTTAAGCAACATTATGAGGAATACATGAAACAAAGAGAagctgaaaatgaatatttcagacGAAGATGGGAAGCTGATCGTCGAGCCCGCTATGGCGATGAATATCGTTGGCAAAATTATTATAGAACAAGTCAACGGCCACCCATAACTCTAACTTCATTGTTACAAAATAGGtcttttatctatttattgaCATTTTGGATACTCATATTTCTCTCTGGTGCGCTCATTGAAGACAGAGATAAAGTGgaacgaaaaataatttattataatgtgaAAGATAACAAGAAAACTGATGATTCTGAagacaaatagttttatttaaaaaatagtttatgattTGTACATTgctgttttgttttgaaaatcaaatgctgatgaaaattattaaacaattaatattctgtgaatttcttcataatttttaaatgtgttgttttatttttaaagttta encodes:
- the LOC129966092 gene encoding dnaJ homolog subfamily C member 30, mitochondrial-like; translated protein: MNRILNKSKFCCPSNSSINNTVKLEIFSVHFTRYKSYYTALGLDSNASQKDIKSAYYKLSLKYHPDKTDGCPEATEKFREITEAYEVLGNPEKKSAYDENIRIRGPFQYDFKKDNFGRRPDQYYRTPPRTGRTRYYNYDEHFKQHYEEYMKQREAENEYFRRRWEADRRARYGDEYRWQNYYRTSQRPPITLTSLLQNRSFIYLLTFWILIFLSGALIEDRDKVERKIIYYNVKDNKKTDDSEDK